Proteins co-encoded in one Candidatus Cloacimonadota bacterium genomic window:
- a CDS encoding lysophospholipid acyltransferase family protein, producing MPEFLFRLEGLLGAWFLRALRCSLRIEAFSQPPDHYPCVYAFQHRDLLLLAIQRTDSGIAVMSSKSKDGELIARPLARLGFLTVRGSSSSGGAEALRQLIKLAKTNSLAITPDGPKGPAGSVSPGVLQLAYLAKIPIIPVSACATKQWILNTWDRLRVPKPFSTLKANYGQEIWVKSREDFEIAEARIKSFWAKAQS from the coding sequence ATGCCTGAATTCCTGTTTCGATTGGAAGGCTTGCTGGGAGCTTGGTTTTTGAGGGCTTTGCGCTGCAGTTTGCGGATTGAAGCCTTTTCCCAACCTCCAGACCACTATCCCTGCGTTTACGCTTTTCAGCACAGGGATCTTCTGCTTTTGGCAATTCAAAGAACGGATTCCGGAATCGCGGTGATGAGCTCCAAATCCAAAGACGGCGAGCTGATTGCGCGTCCGCTGGCCCGGCTTGGTTTTTTAACGGTGCGTGGGTCTTCTTCCAGCGGTGGAGCCGAAGCTTTGCGACAATTGATAAAACTCGCCAAAACAAACAGTCTCGCCATCACTCCGGACGGTCCCAAAGGCCCGGCGGGAAGCGTGAGCCCCGGAGTTTTGCAGCTCGCGTATCTGGCGAAAATTCCCATCATACCTGTATCAGCCTGCGCGACAAAGCAGTGGATACTGAACACCTGGGATAGATTGCGCGTTCCCAAACCTTTTTCCACGCTCAAAGCCAATTATGGACAGGAAATTTGGGTAAAGAGCCGTGAAGATTTCGAAATAGCCGAAGCGAGGATAAAATCCTTTTGGGCTAAGGCCCAATCTTAG
- the lpxB gene encoding lipid-A-disaccharide synthase: protein MMSKADFHIFWLAGENSGDLHASLVMETLNKDMPNLRHSGIGGARMQALGMKPLMPFTRFNVMGFLEVAEHLGFFLKAEREIKSFLKKEKPDLAILVDYPGFNLRIAKIADELRIPVLYFICPQFWAWKHGRVRKLRGSVRHVACILPFEKELLDIHNVTSSYVGHPIAEEISYELDREGFARFFDLVPKSCWLGFFPGSRDNEVQKMLPIYLDAARELASQGFQILISKANSVSHQLFVELMEKHGFEGLAVIDGYRHEMMKYCELLVCTSGTATLEAGFIGTPLLICYKTSRISYWIGRHFVRIERIGLPNIILEKDLLPELVQNDCQAKTITREALALLDDPERMKMIRENLLTLRESLSEPKTSQEMLRVVKQLLAHYA, encoded by the coding sequence ATCATGTCCAAGGCTGATTTCCACATCTTTTGGCTGGCGGGGGAAAACTCCGGCGATTTGCATGCCAGTCTGGTGATGGAAACCTTGAACAAGGATATGCCAAACCTACGTCACAGCGGGATTGGCGGTGCCAGAATGCAGGCGTTGGGAATGAAACCTCTGATGCCGTTCACGCGTTTTAACGTGATGGGTTTTTTGGAAGTGGCGGAGCATTTGGGGTTTTTCCTGAAAGCGGAGAGGGAAATCAAATCTTTTTTGAAAAAGGAAAAGCCTGACCTCGCCATTTTGGTGGACTATCCAGGATTCAATCTGCGTATTGCCAAAATCGCCGATGAATTGCGGATTCCGGTTTTATATTTCATCTGTCCTCAATTTTGGGCTTGGAAACATGGCCGGGTGCGCAAATTGCGCGGAAGCGTGCGCCATGTGGCCTGTATTCTTCCCTTCGAAAAAGAGCTTTTAGACATCCATAATGTCACCTCCAGCTATGTGGGACACCCCATCGCGGAAGAAATATCTTATGAACTGGACCGGGAAGGTTTCGCGCGGTTTTTTGACCTGGTACCGAAATCTTGCTGGCTGGGATTTTTCCCCGGCAGTCGCGACAATGAGGTTCAAAAAATGTTGCCCATATATCTGGACGCGGCGCGGGAACTTGCTTCACAGGGATTCCAAATCCTGATTTCAAAAGCCAACAGTGTTTCACACCAGCTTTTTGTGGAACTCATGGAAAAACACGGTTTTGAAGGGCTCGCGGTTATCGATGGCTACCGCCATGAAATGATGAAATATTGCGAACTATTGGTTTGCACTTCCGGGACCGCCACCCTGGAGGCTGGTTTTATTGGAACACCGCTTCTGATTTGCTATAAAACTTCAAGAATTTCATATTGGATTGGACGTCACTTTGTGCGGATTGAGCGCATCGGATTGCCAAACATCATTTTGGAGAAAGACCTGCTTCCAGAGCTTGTCCAAAACGATTGCCAGGCAAAAACCATCACGCGGGAAGCATTGGCGCTGCTGGACGACCCTGAGCGCATGAAAATGATACGTGAAAATCTTTTGACCTTGCGGGAAAGCCTTTCTGAGCCAAAGACGAGCCAGGAAATGCTGCGCGTGGTCAAACAACTTTTAGCTCATTATGCCTGA
- a CDS encoding small multi-drug export protein, with protein sequence MIVILISMLPVVELRGAIPVAIFALGMSWQKAALLSILGNMLPIPFILLLLEWFLQLISRFKWGKKLTDWLWTRGRNKGKIVERYKELGLIVFVGIPLPGTGGWTGSLAAKVFGLSFWKSLLCVFIGVLLAAVAVTLICLFVPWVFGL encoded by the coding sequence ATGATTGTGATTTTGATTTCAATGTTGCCCGTTGTAGAACTGCGTGGCGCCATCCCTGTGGCGATTTTTGCCTTGGGCATGAGCTGGCAAAAGGCAGCTTTGTTGTCCATCTTGGGAAATATGCTGCCCATTCCGTTCATTCTGTTGCTCTTGGAATGGTTTCTGCAGCTCATTTCCCGGTTCAAATGGGGAAAAAAACTCACCGATTGGCTTTGGACGCGTGGACGCAACAAAGGCAAGATTGTGGAACGCTATAAAGAGCTGGGACTCATAGTGTTTGTGGGAATTCCGCTTCCAGGAACAGGTGGCTGGACAGGCTCGCTGGCAGCCAAGGTTTTTGGGCTTTCCTTTTGGAAATCTCTGCTTTGCGTCTTCATTGGAGTGCTCTTGGCGGCGGTGGCAGTGACTCTCATCTGCCTTTTTGTGCCCTGGGTGTTTGGTCTTTAA
- a CDS encoding ferritin family protein: protein MKTDMLEAIRKAMQGEKDSVTLYEKAAAHADETDVKEFFLSRAQEERGHFNYLLKYHQEISAKQPLSDPDPELGEVRDDDSFFSEDFVRRIGEDQFLFSAISTALLLEKDAFDHYNENAANAQEPQLKKFFELLAKWEMLHYDELLRVQQEAERFYWSLNAFEPF, encoded by the coding sequence ATGAAGACAGATATGCTCGAAGCGATTAGAAAAGCGATGCAAGGCGAAAAAGACAGCGTGACCCTGTATGAAAAAGCCGCCGCCCATGCCGACGAAACTGATGTCAAGGAGTTTTTCCTTTCCCGTGCCCAGGAAGAACGTGGCCACTTCAACTACCTTTTGAAATACCATCAGGAAATCTCCGCAAAACAGCCACTTTCTGATCCAGACCCGGAACTTGGCGAAGTGAGAGACGATGACTCCTTCTTTTCCGAAGATTTTGTGCGCCGCATTGGTGAAGACCAATTCTTGTTTTCAGCGATTTCCACCGCGTTGCTTTTGGAAAAAGACGCTTTCGACCACTACAATGAAAACGCCGCCAACGCTCAGGAACCACAGTTGAAAAAGTTCTTTGAACTCCTGGCAAAGTGGGAAATGCTTCATTACGATGAGCTTTTGCGTGTTCAGCAGGAAGCCGAACGCTTCTATTGGTCACTGAACGCCTTTGAACCTTTTTAA